Proteins encoded by one window of Panicum virgatum strain AP13 chromosome 7N, P.virgatum_v5, whole genome shotgun sequence:
- the LOC120682915 gene encoding shikimate kinase 2, chloroplastic-like encodes MEAFKVHGSVHNSVDEALLLKRKSEEVMFHLNGRCIYLVGMMGSGKSTVGNILAEVLGYSFFDSDNLVEQAVGMSSVAQIFKIHSEAFFRENESNVLRDLSSMRRLVVATGGGAVIRPINWNYMKKGLSVLLDVPLDALAKRIAQVGTASRPLLDQPSDDPYTAAFTKLSMLAEQRVEAYANADARVS; translated from the exons ATGGAAGCCTTCAAGGTCCA TGGGAGCGTGCATAACTCAGTTGACGAGGCCCTCTTGTTAAAG AGGAAATCAGAAGAAGTTATGTTCCACTTGAATGGGCGGTGCATTTACCTAGTTG GAATGATGGGCTCTGGAAAGAGCACGGTGGGAAATATATTGGCTGAAGTTTTGGGCTATTCATTCTTCGACAGTGATAATTTGGTAGAACAAGCAGTTGGCATGTCTTCCGTTGCTCAAATATTTAAGATTCATAGTGAAGCGTTTTTCAGAGAGAATGAG AGTAATGTCTTGAGGGATTTGTCCTCAATGCGGCGATTAGTTGTTGCAACCGGAGGTGGTGCTGTTATTAGGCCAATCAACTG GAATTACATGAAGAAAGGTCTATCTGTTTTGTTGGATGTGCCTTTGGATGCACTTGCAAAACGTATTGCTCAAGTGGGGACGGCTTCTCGCCCTCTCCTAGACCAGCCATCTGACGATCCGTACACAGCG GCTTTCACGAAACTGAGCATGCTTGCGGAGCAAAGAGTTGAGGCTTATGCGAACGCCGATGCAAGAGTCTCTTGA
- the LOC120681690 gene encoding uncharacterized protein LOC120681690 isoform X1, with amino-acid sequence MLLPAPLAPNTAPNKQPSSVLPPSKPSLACRDKLRAVAHKLAEQPVHGTEPGAWGVLTAISEKARLLPQGTDIPLCADEHCFGRTVHDHRFRISDILVSSCHCKIYMDTVLKELNPNGPSPIFLKDTSTNGTYINWKRFRKSSAPAKLTQGDIISFPYVAHDEASYTFVYREVTEIHSEENGTATKRKFGDGMCCLMFCCRITTICYKFSFFLQIFVSDSTGEVGSENKMLEDTMVGSADGPVSLDVRRPQKTRKGPKEQLASHFAMIKELRTEIKLAHVRHEKEVKELKDTIASSQLALVGNQKRFDLVSELNMELKGTIKYLGERLDASDKSQAEAGNTINRLKFNICKLEAQLQEERNLRMEYDKSSEDLKCSCQE; translated from the exons ATGTTGCTTCCGGCTCCACTGGCGCCAAATACAGCGCCCAACAAGCAACCCTCCTCCGTGCTGCCGCCGAGCAAACCCTCGCTAGCGTGCCGCGATAAGTTGCGCGCGGTGGCGCACAAGTTAGCTGAGCAACCTGTTCATGGCACCGAGCCCGGGGCCTGGGGAGTCCTCACAGCCATCTCCGAGAAGGCCCGTCTCCTGCCGCAG GGAACGGATATTCCATTATGTGCCGATGAGCACTGCTTTGGCCGCACAGTCCATGATCACCGTTTCAGGATTTCTGATATATTGGTCAGCTCATGCCATTGCAAGATATATATGGACACCGTGTTGAAGGAGTTGAACCCCAATGGGCCTTCACCCATTTTTCTCAAGGACACAAG CACAAATGGCACATACATCAATTGGAAAAGGTTTAGAAAATCTTCAGCTCCAGCCAAGCTTACTCAGGGGGACATTATATCATTTCCATATGTTGCCCATGACG AAGCTTCCTACACATTTGTCTACCGTGAGGTTACTGAAATCCACTCAGAAGAGAATGGAACAGCCACTAAAAGAAAATTTGGTGATGGAATGTGCTGCCTTATGTTTTGTTGTCGCATTACAACTATATGTTACAagttcagtttttttttacaaatatttgTATCTGACTCTACAGGTGAGGTTGGTTCTGAAAACAAGATGCTAGAGGACACTATGGTTGGTTCTGCTGATGGTCCTGTTTCGCTAGATGTTAGAAGACCGCAAAAAACTAGAAAG GGTCCCAAGGAACAACTTGCATCACATTTTGCCATGATCAAGGAATTGAGGACTGAAATAAAATTGGCTCATGTGCGGCATGAAAAG GAAGTGAAGGAGTTAAAAGATACCATAGCGAGTTCACAGCTAGCTCTAGTGGGGAATCAAAAACGATTTGATTTGGTTAGTGAATTAAATATGGAGTTAAAAGGTACGATAAAGTATCTTGGGGAGAGGCTCGATGCATCTGATAAATCGCAAGCTGAAGCTGGCAACACAATTAATAG GCTGAAGTTTAACATATGTAAGCTTGAGGCGCAGTTACAAGAGGAGAGGAACTTGAGAATGGAGTATGATAAGTCTTCAGAAGACTTAAAATGTTCATGCCAGGAATAG
- the LOC120681690 gene encoding uncharacterized protein LOC120681690 isoform X2: MLLPAPLAPNTAPNKQPSSVLPPSKPSLACRDKLRAVAHKLAEQPVHGTEPGAWGVLTAISEKARLLPQGTDIPLCADEHCFGRTVHDHRFRISDILVSSCHCKIYMDTVLKELNPNGPSPIFLKDTSTNGTYINWKRFRKSSAPAKLTQGDIISFPYVAHDEASYTFVYREVTEIHSEENGTATKRKFGDGEVGSENKMLEDTMVGSADGPVSLDVRRPQKTRKGPKEQLASHFAMIKELRTEIKLAHVRHEKEVKELKDTIASSQLALVGNQKRFDLVSELNMELKGTIKYLGERLDASDKSQAEAGNTINRLKFNICKLEAQLQEERNLRMEYDKSSEDLKCSCQE; encoded by the exons ATGTTGCTTCCGGCTCCACTGGCGCCAAATACAGCGCCCAACAAGCAACCCTCCTCCGTGCTGCCGCCGAGCAAACCCTCGCTAGCGTGCCGCGATAAGTTGCGCGCGGTGGCGCACAAGTTAGCTGAGCAACCTGTTCATGGCACCGAGCCCGGGGCCTGGGGAGTCCTCACAGCCATCTCCGAGAAGGCCCGTCTCCTGCCGCAG GGAACGGATATTCCATTATGTGCCGATGAGCACTGCTTTGGCCGCACAGTCCATGATCACCGTTTCAGGATTTCTGATATATTGGTCAGCTCATGCCATTGCAAGATATATATGGACACCGTGTTGAAGGAGTTGAACCCCAATGGGCCTTCACCCATTTTTCTCAAGGACACAAG CACAAATGGCACATACATCAATTGGAAAAGGTTTAGAAAATCTTCAGCTCCAGCCAAGCTTACTCAGGGGGACATTATATCATTTCCATATGTTGCCCATGACG AAGCTTCCTACACATTTGTCTACCGTGAGGTTACTGAAATCCACTCAGAAGAGAATGGAACAGCCACTAAAAGAAAATTTGGTGATG GTGAGGTTGGTTCTGAAAACAAGATGCTAGAGGACACTATGGTTGGTTCTGCTGATGGTCCTGTTTCGCTAGATGTTAGAAGACCGCAAAAAACTAGAAAG GGTCCCAAGGAACAACTTGCATCACATTTTGCCATGATCAAGGAATTGAGGACTGAAATAAAATTGGCTCATGTGCGGCATGAAAAG GAAGTGAAGGAGTTAAAAGATACCATAGCGAGTTCACAGCTAGCTCTAGTGGGGAATCAAAAACGATTTGATTTGGTTAGTGAATTAAATATGGAGTTAAAAGGTACGATAAAGTATCTTGGGGAGAGGCTCGATGCATCTGATAAATCGCAAGCTGAAGCTGGCAACACAATTAATAG GCTGAAGTTTAACATATGTAAGCTTGAGGCGCAGTTACAAGAGGAGAGGAACTTGAGAATGGAGTATGATAAGTCTTCAGAAGACTTAAAATGTTCATGCCAGGAATAG
- the LOC120681690 gene encoding uncharacterized protein LOC120681690 isoform X3, with the protein MLLPAPLAPNTAPNKQPSSVLPPSKPSLACRDKLRAVAHKLAEQPVHGTEPGAWGVLTAISEKARLLPQGTDIPLCADEHCFGRTVHDHRFRISDILVSSCHCKIYMDTVLKELNPNGPSPIFLKDTSTNGTYINWKRFRKSSAPAKLTQGDIISFPYVAHDEASYTFVYREVTEIHSEENGTATKRKFGEVGSENKMLEDTMVGSADGPVSLDVRRPQKTRKGPKEQLASHFAMIKELRTEIKLAHVRHEKEVKELKDTIASSQLALVGNQKRFDLVSELNMELKGTIKYLGERLDASDKSQAEAGNTINRLKFNICKLEAQLQEERNLRMEYDKSSEDLKCSCQE; encoded by the exons ATGTTGCTTCCGGCTCCACTGGCGCCAAATACAGCGCCCAACAAGCAACCCTCCTCCGTGCTGCCGCCGAGCAAACCCTCGCTAGCGTGCCGCGATAAGTTGCGCGCGGTGGCGCACAAGTTAGCTGAGCAACCTGTTCATGGCACCGAGCCCGGGGCCTGGGGAGTCCTCACAGCCATCTCCGAGAAGGCCCGTCTCCTGCCGCAG GGAACGGATATTCCATTATGTGCCGATGAGCACTGCTTTGGCCGCACAGTCCATGATCACCGTTTCAGGATTTCTGATATATTGGTCAGCTCATGCCATTGCAAGATATATATGGACACCGTGTTGAAGGAGTTGAACCCCAATGGGCCTTCACCCATTTTTCTCAAGGACACAAG CACAAATGGCACATACATCAATTGGAAAAGGTTTAGAAAATCTTCAGCTCCAGCCAAGCTTACTCAGGGGGACATTATATCATTTCCATATGTTGCCCATGACG AAGCTTCCTACACATTTGTCTACCGTGAGGTTACTGAAATCCACTCAGAAGAGAATGGAACAGCCACTAAAAGAAAATTTG GTGAGGTTGGTTCTGAAAACAAGATGCTAGAGGACACTATGGTTGGTTCTGCTGATGGTCCTGTTTCGCTAGATGTTAGAAGACCGCAAAAAACTAGAAAG GGTCCCAAGGAACAACTTGCATCACATTTTGCCATGATCAAGGAATTGAGGACTGAAATAAAATTGGCTCATGTGCGGCATGAAAAG GAAGTGAAGGAGTTAAAAGATACCATAGCGAGTTCACAGCTAGCTCTAGTGGGGAATCAAAAACGATTTGATTTGGTTAGTGAATTAAATATGGAGTTAAAAGGTACGATAAAGTATCTTGGGGAGAGGCTCGATGCATCTGATAAATCGCAAGCTGAAGCTGGCAACACAATTAATAG GCTGAAGTTTAACATATGTAAGCTTGAGGCGCAGTTACAAGAGGAGAGGAACTTGAGAATGGAGTATGATAAGTCTTCAGAAGACTTAAAATGTTCATGCCAGGAATAG
- the LOC120681690 gene encoding uncharacterized protein LOC120681690 isoform X4 gives MLLPAPLAPNTAPNKQPSSVLPPSKPSLACRDKLRAVAHKLAEQPVHGTEPGAWGVLTAISEKARLLPQGTDIPLCADEHCFGRTVHDHRFRISDILVSSCHCKIYMDTVLKELNPNGPSPIFLKDTSTNGTYINWKRFRKSSAPAKLTQGDIISFPYVAHDEASYTFVYREVTEIHSEENGTATKRKFGDGMCCLMFCCRITTICYKFSFFLQIFVSDSTGEVGSENKMLEDTMVGSADGPVSLDVRRPQKTRKGPKEQLASHFAMIKELRTEIKLAHVRHEKAEV, from the exons ATGTTGCTTCCGGCTCCACTGGCGCCAAATACAGCGCCCAACAAGCAACCCTCCTCCGTGCTGCCGCCGAGCAAACCCTCGCTAGCGTGCCGCGATAAGTTGCGCGCGGTGGCGCACAAGTTAGCTGAGCAACCTGTTCATGGCACCGAGCCCGGGGCCTGGGGAGTCCTCACAGCCATCTCCGAGAAGGCCCGTCTCCTGCCGCAG GGAACGGATATTCCATTATGTGCCGATGAGCACTGCTTTGGCCGCACAGTCCATGATCACCGTTTCAGGATTTCTGATATATTGGTCAGCTCATGCCATTGCAAGATATATATGGACACCGTGTTGAAGGAGTTGAACCCCAATGGGCCTTCACCCATTTTTCTCAAGGACACAAG CACAAATGGCACATACATCAATTGGAAAAGGTTTAGAAAATCTTCAGCTCCAGCCAAGCTTACTCAGGGGGACATTATATCATTTCCATATGTTGCCCATGACG AAGCTTCCTACACATTTGTCTACCGTGAGGTTACTGAAATCCACTCAGAAGAGAATGGAACAGCCACTAAAAGAAAATTTGGTGATGGAATGTGCTGCCTTATGTTTTGTTGTCGCATTACAACTATATGTTACAagttcagtttttttttacaaatatttgTATCTGACTCTACAGGTGAGGTTGGTTCTGAAAACAAGATGCTAGAGGACACTATGGTTGGTTCTGCTGATGGTCCTGTTTCGCTAGATGTTAGAAGACCGCAAAAAACTAGAAAG GGTCCCAAGGAACAACTTGCATCACATTTTGCCATGATCAAGGAATTGAGGACTGAAATAAAATTGGCTCATGTGCGGCATGAAAAG GCTGAAGTTTAA